A genomic window from Vigna radiata var. radiata cultivar VC1973A chromosome 2, Vradiata_ver6, whole genome shotgun sequence includes:
- the LOC106755115 gene encoding altered inheritance rate of mitochondria protein 25, which translates to MKNWQRKGWKWLSNLASSPVRFHGNVAVAAKHNRNPFTLARPFGSAIDGGNEVDLHRLTREFLAKLWVDDRKMRNHRGRKLVKSCGGYGGDPRWFSASSGAVRRGKRRLGLKQPPISQSVSEFFESLSPEEAKVAPLLARSNLLITRDIEWANLVMGFEQENRYAIVDACYPQSPVGYIREQSNVITRQLLRLRRPFVAHITDGLGNELFRVRRPFWWITSSIYAEVDGKEVGVVHRRWHLWRRIYDLYLGNKQFAVVENPGLWNWTFTLKDINGEVLAQIDRDWRGFGFEILTDAGQYVIRFGSSDPSSKIGAANAIEDLEVSRTLTLTERAVTVALAISLDNDYFSRHGGWGLPFLVAEE; encoded by the exons ATGAAGAATTGGCAGAGGAAGGGTTGGAAATGGCTATCAAACCTTGCAAGTTCTCCCGTTCGTTTTCATGGAAACGTTGCCGTTGCTGCCAAACACAATCGCAATCCCTTTACTCTGGCTCGGCCATTCGGAAGCGCCATTGATGGTGGAAATGAAGTGGATCTTCATCGATTGACGAGGGAGTTCCTCGCGAAGCTTTGGGTTGATGATAGAAAAATGAGAAACCACAGAGGGAGGAAATTAGTTAAATCCTGTGGAGGTTATGGTGGTGACCCGCGCTGGTTTTCTGCTTCATCTGGTGCCGTCAGAAGAGGTAAACGACGGCTCGGTTTGAAGCAACCCCCTATCAGTCAATCGGTTTCTGAATTCTTCGAATCACTGTCTCCCGAAGAG GCAAAGGTAGCACCACTGCTTGCCAGGTCCAATTTGCTGATTACCAGAGATATCGAGTGGGCAAATCTTGTAATGGGCTTTGAACAG GAAAATCGTTATGCAATTGTAGATGCGTGCTATCCTCAGTCG CCCGTAGGTTATATTCGTGAACAGAGCAATGTTATTACCAGACAG TTGCTTCGTCTAAGACGGCCTTTTGTTGCACACATAACTGACGGCCTGGGGAATGAGCTCTTTAGG GTTCGAAGACCCTTTTGGTGGATTACAAGCTCAATTTATGCAGAAGTTGATGGTAAG GAAGTTGGAGTAGTTCACAGGCGATGGCATCTCTGGAGGAGAATCTATGATTTGTATCTGGG GAATAAGCAATTTGCTGTGGTAGAGAATCCTGGCTTATGGAATTGGACATTCACACTGAAAGATATTAATGGTGAGGTGCTTGCTCAAATAGACCGTGACTGGAGGGGTTTTGGCTTTGAG ATTTTGACCGATGCTGGTCAGTATGTGATTCGATTTGGGAGTTCTGATCCCAGCTCTAAGATTGGCGCTGCTAATGCA ATTGAAGACCTGGAAGTCAGTCGCACACTGACCCTTACAGAGAGAGCTGTAACTGTAGCTCTTGCTATATCATTAGATAACGACTACTTCTCAAGACACGGAGGCTG GGGACTACCCTTCCTTGTTGCCGAAGAGTAA
- the LOC106755784 gene encoding uncharacterized protein LOC106755784 — MEKKALIVCCVVGFLGLLAAATSFAAEATRIKASQVHFVSINQCTYPRSPAMALGLIAALALMISQIIINVATGCVCCRRSSQIPDSNWKVALACFVLSWFTFVIGFLLLLTGAALNDQRGEESVYFGYYYCYVVKAGVFAGGAILSLASAAFGIVYYISLTEKKNGIQYPYPNQGVIAMAQPQIPSQTNQDPVFVHEDTYVRRQFT; from the exons ATGGAGAAAAAGGCTTTGATAGTGTGCTGCGTCGTTGGCTTCCTCGGATTGTTGGCGGCTGCAACTAGCTTTGCTGCTGAAGCGACAAGGATTAAG GCTTCTCAAGTGCATTTTGTTTCTATCAATCAGTGCACGTATCCTCGAAGTCCTGCCATGGCTCTTGGTTTAATTGCAGCTCTGGCTCTTATGATAtctcaaataatcataaatgtTGCAACTGGGTGTGTTTGTTGCAGAAGAAGTTCCCAAATCCCAGATTCCAACTGGAAGGTAGCACTGGCCTGCTTTGTTTTGTCCTG GTTCACATTTGTAATTGGTTTTCTGCTGTTGCTTACTGGTGCTGCACTGAATGATCAACGAGGTGAAGAGAGTGTGTACTTTGGGTACTACTACTGCTATGTGGTGAAAGCTGGAGTTTTTGCAGGGGGTGCAATTTTATCCCTTGCAAGTGCTGCATTTGGAATTGTGTATTACATTTCTCTAACTGAGAAAAAGAATGGTATCCAATACCCATATCCCAACCAAGGGGTCATAGCCATGGCACAACCTCAGATTCCATCTCAGACTAATCAAGATCCAGTCTTTGTGCATGAAGACACATACGTTAGACGACAGTTCACATGA